From a single Citricoccus sp. SGAir0253 genomic region:
- a CDS encoding helix-turn-helix transcriptional regulator, with protein sequence MLTLDSRLDVMNRLGRLMADPTRSRFLLTLLQGPACPAELARDLELTRSNVSNHLACLRDCGIAVAVPEGRQARYELADAHLARALSSLIKVTLAVDESAPCLDPACSVPGCCSPGVVA encoded by the coding sequence GTGCTGACATTAGATTCTCGTCTGGACGTGATGAACCGGCTGGGTCGGTTGATGGCCGACCCGACACGGTCACGATTTCTGCTCACCCTGCTTCAGGGCCCGGCCTGCCCTGCCGAGCTGGCCCGAGACCTGGAGCTGACGCGCTCGAACGTGTCCAACCACCTGGCCTGCCTGCGGGACTGCGGGATCGCGGTCGCCGTGCCCGAGGGCCGTCAGGCCCGCTATGAGCTCGCCGATGCGCACCTGGCGCGGGCGCTGAGTTCCCTGATCAAGGTCACTCTGGCGGTGGACGAGAGCGCCCCGTGCCTGGACCCGGCGTGCTCGGTGCCCGGTTGCTGCTCCCCGGGGGTGGTCGCGTGA
- a CDS encoding Nramp family divalent metal transporter, whose product MTGTGTGADAAAGKRWVRRQPVPWLLGPAFVAAVAYVDPGNVAANLTAGAQYGYLLVWVLVAANLMAVLVQYLSAKLGLVTGSSLPELLGKRLPRGRRLAYWVQAELVAAATDLAEVLGGAIALHILFGIPLLAGGLIIGFVSMLLLGIQSRHGQRPFEFVVIGLLVIVTVGFVTGLFFGPVSWDAAVAGIVPRFEGTATVLLAASMLGATVMPHAIYAHSSLARDRHGSPPPTAALPRLLTATRWDVVLSLVVAGSVNIAMLLLAAGNLAGVPGTDSIEGAHAAITTALGPVVGIAFGLGLLASGLASTSVGCYAGSTIMAGLLHRRIPQVTRRAVTLIPALVIIAAGVEPTWALVLSQVVLSLGIPFALIPLVALSGNRTLMGPFANTRPLRVAAWVVVGLIVALNLALIGLMATGQG is encoded by the coding sequence ATGACCGGGACCGGGACGGGCGCGGACGCGGCGGCCGGGAAACGCTGGGTGCGCCGGCAGCCGGTGCCCTGGCTGCTGGGTCCGGCCTTCGTGGCGGCGGTGGCCTACGTGGACCCGGGCAACGTGGCGGCCAACCTCACCGCCGGGGCGCAGTACGGGTACCTGCTGGTGTGGGTGCTGGTGGCCGCGAACCTGATGGCCGTGCTGGTGCAGTACCTCTCGGCCAAGCTCGGGCTGGTCACCGGGTCCTCCCTGCCGGAGCTGCTGGGCAAGCGCCTGCCGCGGGGCCGGCGGCTGGCCTACTGGGTGCAGGCCGAACTGGTGGCCGCCGCCACCGACCTGGCCGAGGTCCTGGGCGGGGCGATCGCCCTGCACATCCTCTTCGGGATCCCCCTGCTGGCCGGCGGGCTGATCATCGGGTTCGTCTCGATGCTGCTGCTGGGTATCCAGTCCCGGCACGGGCAGCGGCCCTTCGAGTTCGTGGTGATCGGCCTGCTGGTGATCGTCACCGTCGGCTTCGTCACCGGACTGTTCTTCGGCCCGGTCTCCTGGGATGCGGCGGTGGCCGGGATCGTGCCGCGCTTCGAGGGCACCGCGACGGTGCTGCTGGCCGCGAGCATGCTCGGGGCCACCGTGATGCCGCACGCCATCTACGCCCATTCCTCCCTGGCCCGGGACCGCCACGGCAGCCCGCCGCCAACGGCGGCGTTGCCGCGGCTGCTCACCGCGACCCGCTGGGACGTGGTGCTGTCCCTGGTGGTGGCCGGGTCGGTGAACATCGCCATGCTGCTGCTGGCCGCCGGCAACCTGGCCGGGGTGCCCGGCACCGACAGCATCGAGGGGGCCCACGCGGCGATCACCACCGCCCTGGGCCCGGTGGTCGGCATCGCCTTCGGCCTGGGACTGCTGGCCTCCGGGCTGGCCTCGACCTCGGTGGGCTGCTACGCCGGCTCGACCATCATGGCCGGGCTGCTGCACCGGCGCATCCCGCAGGTGACCCGGCGGGCCGTGACCCTGATCCCGGCGCTGGTGATCATCGCCGCCGGGGTGGAGCCGACCTGGGCACTGGTGCTCTCCCAGGTGGTGTTGAGCCTGGGCATCCCCTTCGCCCTGATCCCCCTCGTGGCCCTGAGCGGCAACCGCACCCTGATGGGGCCCTTCGCCAACACCCGGCCGCTGAGGGTGGCGGCCTGGGTGGTGGTGGGCCTGATCGTGGCGCTGAACCTGGCCCTGATCGGGCTGATGGCCACCGGACAGGGCTGA
- a CDS encoding ZIP family metal transporter, protein MEGFALVLALAALPAAGNFLGGLTAELLTVSARALSLALHLAAGIVMAVVGLELMPAALAASAPWVPILAFVGGGALFMGLERAIGSIRQRLGAGGEASGPLAIFTGVSLDLFSDGVMIGTATVLNPALGLLLALGQVPADLPEGFAAIATLRRAGIRRRTRLLMAAGFAVPIFLGAALGYFALRQAPEILTLAVLALTGGALTTVVFEEMITEAHEGPASVWEPIALTGGFALFAAISAYTGP, encoded by the coding sequence ATGGAAGGTTTCGCCCTCGTCCTGGCCCTGGCCGCACTGCCCGCGGCCGGGAACTTCCTCGGCGGGCTCACCGCCGAGCTGCTCACGGTCTCCGCGCGGGCCCTGTCCCTGGCCCTGCACCTGGCCGCGGGCATCGTGATGGCCGTGGTCGGGCTGGAACTGATGCCCGCGGCCCTGGCCGCCTCAGCCCCTTGGGTGCCGATCCTGGCCTTCGTCGGCGGCGGGGCCCTGTTCATGGGCCTGGAACGGGCCATCGGCTCGATCCGGCAACGCCTGGGCGCCGGGGGGGAGGCCAGCGGGCCGCTGGCGATCTTCACCGGGGTGTCCCTGGACCTGTTCAGCGACGGGGTGATGATCGGCACCGCCACCGTCCTGAATCCCGCGCTGGGCCTGCTGCTGGCCCTGGGCCAGGTCCCGGCCGACCTGCCCGAGGGCTTCGCGGCGATCGCCACCCTGCGCCGGGCCGGCATCCGCCGCCGCACCCGCCTGCTCATGGCCGCCGGCTTCGCCGTCCCCATCTTCCTCGGGGCCGCCCTGGGCTACTTCGCCCTGCGCCAGGCCCCGGAGATCCTCACCCTGGCCGTGCTGGCCCTGACCGGCGGGGCGCTGACCACCGTGGTGTTCGAGGAGATGATCACCGAAGCCCACGAAGGCCCGGCCAGCGTGTGGGAACCGATCGCCCTCACCGGCGGCTTCGCCCTGTTCGCGGCGATCTCCGCCTACACCGGCCCCTAG